A genomic region of Serratia fonticola contains the following coding sequences:
- the carB gene encoding carbamoyl-phosphate synthase large subunit, whose product MPKRTDIKSILILGAGPIVIGQACEFDYSGAQACKALREEGYRVILVNSNPATIMTDPEMADATYIEPIHWEVVRKIIEKERPDAVLPTMGGQTALNCALELERQGVLAEFGVTMIGATADAIDKAEDRRRFDIAMKKIGLDTARSGIAHNMEEALAVAADVGFPCIIRPSFTMGGTGGGIAYNREEFEEICERGLDLSPTKELLIDESLIGWKEYEMEVVRDKNDNCIIVCSIENFDAMGIHTGDSITVAPAQTLTDKEYQIMRNASMAVLREIGVETGGSNVQFSVNPKTGRLIVIEMNPRVSRSSALASKATGFPIAKIAAKLAVGYTLDELMNDITGGRTPASFEPSIDYVVTKIPRFNFEKFVGANDRLTTQMKSVGEVMAIGRTQQESLQKALRGLEVGATGFDPKVSLDDPEALTKIRRELKDAGSDRIWYIADAFRAGLSVDGVFNLTNIDRWFLVQIEELVRLEEQVAEAGINGLNAEFLRTLKRKGFADARLAKLAGVSENEIRKLRHSFNLHPVYKRVDTCAAEFATDTAYMYSTYEEECESNPTNDRPKVMVLGGGPNRIGQGIEFDYCCVHASLALREDGYETIMVNCNPETVSTDYDTSDRLYFEPVTLEDVLEIVRIEKPKGVIVQYGGQTPLKLARELEAAGVPIIGTSPDAIDRAEDRERFQQAVNRLGLKQPANATVATIEQAVEKAVGIGYPLVVRPSYVLGGRAMEIVYDEVDLRRYFQNAVSVSNDAPVLLDRFLDDAVEVDVDAICDGERVLIGGIMEHIEQAGVHSGDSACSLPAYTLSKEIQDVMRQQVEKLAFELQVRGLMNVQFAVKNNEVYLIEVNPRAARTVPFVSKATGVPLAKVAARVMAGKSLAEQGVTEEIIPPYYSVKEVVLPFNKFPGVDPILGPEMRSTGEVMGVGRTFAEAFSKAMLGSNSGMKKQGRALLSVRSGDKGRVVDLAASLLKQGFELDATHGTAVVLGEAGINPRLVNKVHEGRPHIQDRIKNGEYTYIVNTTAGRQAIEDSKLIRRSALQYKVHYDTTLNGGFATAMALKADPTEQVTSLQELHARIIS is encoded by the coding sequence ATGCCAAAACGTACTGATATAAAAAGCATCCTGATCCTCGGCGCTGGCCCGATTGTTATCGGCCAGGCGTGTGAGTTCGACTACTCCGGCGCCCAGGCGTGTAAAGCGCTGCGTGAAGAGGGTTACCGCGTTATTCTGGTCAACTCGAACCCGGCAACCATCATGACCGACCCGGAAATGGCCGATGCCACTTACATCGAGCCAATCCATTGGGAAGTGGTGCGCAAAATCATTGAGAAAGAGCGTCCGGATGCCGTGTTGCCGACCATGGGCGGGCAAACCGCGCTGAACTGTGCGCTGGAACTGGAGCGCCAAGGCGTATTAGCCGAGTTCGGCGTAACGATGATCGGCGCTACGGCGGATGCTATCGACAAAGCCGAAGATCGCCGCCGTTTCGACATTGCCATGAAGAAAATCGGCTTGGATACGGCACGCTCCGGGATTGCTCATAATATGGAAGAAGCGTTGGCAGTTGCTGCCGATGTGGGGTTCCCGTGCATTATTCGTCCTTCATTCACCATGGGGGGCACCGGTGGCGGTATTGCCTACAACCGCGAAGAGTTCGAAGAAATCTGCGAGCGCGGTCTGGACCTGTCTCCGACCAAAGAGCTGCTGATTGACGAATCGCTGATCGGCTGGAAAGAGTACGAGATGGAGGTGGTGCGTGATAAGAATGATAACTGCATCATCGTCTGCTCGATCGAAAACTTCGATGCGATGGGTATTCATACCGGTGACTCCATCACGGTAGCGCCAGCGCAAACGCTGACCGACAAAGAGTACCAAATCATGCGTAACGCCTCGATGGCGGTACTGCGTGAGATCGGCGTTGAAACCGGTGGCTCCAACGTGCAGTTCTCGGTGAACCCGAAAACCGGCCGCCTTATCGTCATAGAAATGAACCCGCGCGTATCCCGTTCATCAGCGTTGGCTTCGAAAGCCACCGGTTTCCCGATTGCCAAGATTGCCGCCAAACTGGCAGTGGGATATACCCTTGATGAGCTGATGAATGACATCACTGGTGGCCGTACGCCAGCCTCCTTTGAACCTTCTATCGATTACGTGGTAACCAAGATCCCGCGCTTCAACTTCGAAAAATTTGTTGGGGCCAACGATCGCCTGACCACACAGATGAAGTCGGTAGGCGAAGTGATGGCCATCGGCCGCACCCAGCAAGAATCGTTGCAGAAAGCGTTGCGTGGCCTGGAGGTTGGCGCGACGGGCTTTGACCCGAAAGTGAGTCTGGACGATCCCGAAGCGTTGACCAAGATCCGTCGCGAGCTGAAAGATGCCGGTTCGGATCGTATCTGGTATATCGCCGATGCTTTCCGCGCCGGTCTGTCGGTCGATGGCGTGTTCAACCTGACCAATATCGATCGTTGGTTCCTGGTCCAGATTGAAGAGCTGGTGCGCCTGGAAGAGCAGGTTGCTGAAGCCGGTATCAACGGCCTGAATGCAGAATTCCTGCGCACGCTGAAGCGTAAAGGTTTTGCCGATGCGCGCCTGGCCAAGCTGGCGGGAGTTTCAGAAAATGAAATCCGCAAGTTGCGCCACAGCTTCAATCTGCACCCGGTTTACAAGCGTGTGGACACCTGTGCGGCCGAGTTCGCGACCGATACTGCGTACATGTACTCCACCTATGAAGAAGAGTGTGAATCCAATCCGACCAACGATCGTCCAAAGGTGATGGTGCTGGGCGGTGGCCCGAACCGTATCGGCCAGGGTATCGAGTTCGACTATTGCTGCGTACATGCTTCGCTGGCGCTGCGTGAAGACGGTTACGAAACCATCATGGTCAACTGTAACCCGGAAACCGTGTCTACGGACTACGACACCTCGGATCGTCTGTACTTCGAGCCGGTAACGCTGGAAGACGTACTGGAAATCGTCCGTATCGAGAAACCAAAAGGGGTGATCGTACAGTACGGCGGGCAAACGCCGCTGAAACTGGCGCGTGAGTTGGAAGCGGCAGGGGTACCTATTATCGGCACCAGCCCGGATGCGATTGATCGCGCCGAGGACCGTGAACGCTTCCAGCAGGCGGTGAACCGCCTGGGTCTGAAACAACCGGCTAACGCCACGGTGGCCACTATCGAACAGGCGGTCGAGAAAGCGGTCGGTATCGGTTACCCGCTGGTGGTACGTCCATCCTATGTGCTGGGTGGCCGGGCGATGGAAATTGTTTACGACGAAGTCGACCTGCGCCGTTACTTCCAGAATGCGGTCAGCGTGTCCAACGATGCGCCAGTGCTGCTGGATCGCTTCCTGGATGACGCGGTTGAAGTCGATGTGGATGCGATCTGCGACGGTGAGCGAGTGCTGATTGGCGGCATCATGGAGCATATCGAGCAGGCAGGCGTGCACTCCGGTGACTCTGCCTGTTCACTGCCTGCCTACACCCTGAGCAAAGAGATCCAGGATGTGATGCGCCAGCAGGTGGAAAAACTGGCGTTTGAGCTGCAGGTACGTGGTTTGATGAACGTGCAGTTTGCGGTGAAGAACAACGAGGTCTACCTGATCGAAGTGAACCCGCGTGCAGCCCGAACCGTCCCGTTCGTTTCCAAAGCTACCGGTGTACCGTTGGCGAAAGTGGCGGCGCGCGTGATGGCAGGCAAATCGCTGGCTGAGCAGGGCGTGACCGAAGAGATTATCCCGCCGTACTATTCGGTGAAAGAAGTGGTGCTGCCGTTTAACAAATTCCCTGGCGTTGACCCGATCCTCGGGCCAGAAATGCGTTCGACCGGTGAGGTAATGGGCGTGGGCCGCACCTTTGCGGAGGCCTTCTCCAAAGCGATGCTGGGCAGTAACTCCGGAATGAAGAAGCAGGGTCGTGCATTGCTGTCGGTACGTAGTGGTGACAAAGGCCGCGTAGTGGATTTAGCCGCCAGCCTGCTCAAGCAGGGCTTTGAGCTGGATGCTACGCACGGCACCGCCGTGGTGCTGGGCGAGGCGGGGATCAATCCGCGCCTGGTCAACAAGGTACATGAAGGGCGTCCGCACATTCAGGATCGTATCAAAAATGGCGAGTATACCTATATCGTGAATACCACGGCAGGTCGTCAGGCGATTGAGGACTCCAAGCTGATCCGCCGTAGCGCACTGCAATACAAAGTGCATTACGACACCACGCTGAACGGCGGTTTTGCTACCGCAATGGCGTTGAAGGCGGATCCTACCGAGCAGGTAACCTCGCTGCAGGAACTGCACGCACGTATTATTTCGTAA
- the carA gene encoding glutamine-hydrolyzing carbamoyl-phosphate synthase small subunit, whose protein sequence is MIKSALLVLEDGTQFHGRAIGAEGTAVGEVVFNTSMTGYQEILTDPSYSRQIVTLTYPHIGNVGTNASDEESSAVHAQGLVIRDLPLIASNYRSEAGLSDYLKRHNIVAIADIDTRKLTRLLREKGAQNGCIIVGDVTDADLALQKAKAFPGLKGMDLAKEVTTKEAYVWQQGSWTLTGDLPEAKPASELPYHVVAYDFGAKRNILRMLVDRGCRLTVVPAQTSAEEVLKMNPDGIFLSNGPGDPEPCDYAITAIKRFLETDIPLFGICLGHQLLALASGAKTVKMKLGHHGGNHPVKDLDNNTVMITAQNHGFAVDENNLPSTLRVTHKSLFDHTVQGIHRTDKAAFSFQGHPEASPGPHDAAPLFDHFIELIETYRSNAK, encoded by the coding sequence CGCTATTGGTTCTGGAAGACGGAACCCAATTCCACGGTCGGGCCATCGGGGCAGAAGGTACGGCAGTGGGGGAAGTGGTCTTCAATACGTCGATGACCGGTTATCAAGAAATCCTCACTGATCCTTCCTACTCCCGCCAGATCGTTACTCTTACTTATCCTCATATCGGCAATGTCGGCACCAATGCTTCCGACGAAGAATCCTCCGCTGTTCATGCTCAAGGCCTTGTTATTCGCGACCTCCCATTGATTGCCAGCAACTACCGTAGCGAAGCAGGATTGTCAGACTATCTCAAACGTCACAACATCGTCGCGATTGCCGACATCGACACCCGCAAGCTGACGCGTCTGCTGCGTGAGAAAGGTGCCCAGAATGGCTGCATTATCGTGGGTGATGTCACCGATGCCGATCTGGCTTTACAGAAAGCCAAGGCTTTTCCTGGCCTGAAAGGGATGGACCTGGCCAAAGAAGTGACCACCAAAGAGGCTTACGTCTGGCAGCAGGGCAGTTGGACGTTGACGGGTGACTTGCCGGAGGCCAAGCCTGCGAGTGAATTGCCTTACCATGTGGTGGCCTACGATTTTGGCGCAAAACGCAATATCCTGCGCATGCTGGTAGATCGCGGTTGCCGCCTCACGGTGGTACCAGCACAGACCTCTGCTGAAGAGGTGCTGAAAATGAATCCGGACGGTATCTTCCTCTCCAACGGCCCTGGTGACCCAGAGCCTTGTGATTACGCGATTACCGCTATCAAGCGGTTCCTGGAAACGGATATCCCGCTGTTTGGCATCTGCCTGGGCCACCAACTGCTGGCACTGGCCAGCGGTGCCAAAACCGTCAAGATGAAGCTCGGCCACCACGGCGGAAACCATCCGGTGAAAGATCTGGATAACAACACCGTGATGATTACCGCACAGAACCACGGTTTTGCCGTAGATGAAAATAATCTGCCCAGCACGCTGCGAGTCACGCATAAATCCCTGTTCGACCACACGGTCCAGGGCATCCACCGTACCGATAAAGCGGCGTTCAGCTTCCAGGGGCATCCAGAAGCCAGCCCAGGCCCACACGATGCTGCACCGCTGTTCGATCACTTTATCGAACTGATTGAGACTTACCGTTCCAACGCCAAATAA